A region from the Colwellia sp. PAMC 21821 genome encodes:
- the uvrY gene encoding UvrY/SirA/GacA family response regulator transcription factor gives MINVLLVDDHELVRTGIRKILDEVKGLKVIGEAKTGEEAVQFCRKIEPNVVLMDMNMPGIGGLEATKKIIRYAPDVKVIVLTVYCEDPIPTKVMQIGAAGYLTKGAGPDEMINAIRAVNSGQRYITPEIAQQMALSQFKSPDENPFSSLSERELQIMLMITRGEKVPNISEQLVLSTKTINSYRYRMFEKLNVGNDVELTHLAIRHGMLKTEVF, from the coding sequence TTGATAAATGTTTTGTTAGTTGATGACCATGAGTTGGTTCGTACTGGAATACGAAAAATACTGGACGAAGTAAAAGGACTTAAGGTAATTGGCGAAGCCAAGACAGGCGAGGAAGCCGTGCAGTTTTGTCGTAAAATTGAGCCTAATGTTGTTCTGATGGATATGAACATGCCAGGTATTGGTGGCTTAGAAGCGACGAAAAAAATTATACGTTATGCACCCGATGTAAAAGTTATTGTGTTAACGGTATATTGCGAGGACCCAATTCCGACAAAAGTTATGCAAATTGGCGCCGCAGGTTATCTGACTAAAGGGGCTGGCCCTGATGAGATGATTAATGCGATTCGAGCTGTTAACAGTGGCCAACGCTACATAACACCAGAAATTGCCCAGCAAATGGCGTTAAGCCAATTTAAATCGCCAGATGAAAATCCTTTCAGTAGTTTGTCTGAACGCGAACTACAAATTATGTTGATGATCACTCGGGGCGAAAAAGTACCTAATATTTCTGAGCAATTGGTACTGAGCACAAAAACGATTAACAGTTACCGTTACCGTATGTTTGAAAAGCTTAATGTGGGTAATGATGTTGAGTTAACGCATTTAGCTATTCGTCATGGTATGTTGAAAACTGAAGTTTTTTAG
- the fabA gene encoding bifunctional 3-hydroxydecanoyl-ACP dehydratase/trans-2-decenoyl-ACP isomerase: MEQQNSFSKEDLVKAGTGEMFGPGNSQLPSDNMLMMDRIVSITDDGGEHGKGEIIAELDITPDLWFFDCHFKGDPVMPGCLGLDAMWQLTGFFLAWSGGPGHGRALGVGEVKFTGQILPTAKKVTYKITLKRVIKRKLFMGIADGTVSVDGRVIYTAKDLKVGLFTDTTKF; the protein is encoded by the coding sequence ATGGAACAACAAAATTCGTTCTCGAAAGAAGACCTAGTAAAAGCTGGTACTGGTGAAATGTTTGGCCCCGGTAATAGTCAATTACCCTCTGACAATATGTTAATGATGGATAGAATTGTTAGCATCACAGACGATGGCGGTGAGCATGGTAAAGGCGAAATTATTGCTGAACTAGACATAACCCCTGACCTTTGGTTTTTCGATTGTCATTTCAAAGGTGACCCGGTAATGCCAGGTTGTTTAGGCTTAGACGCTATGTGGCAATTAACAGGCTTCTTCCTAGCATGGTCAGGCGGCCCAGGTCACGGACGTGCTTTAGGTGTAGGAGAAGTTAAATTCACTGGCCAAATTTTACCAACAGCTAAAAAAGTAACTTATAAAATTACGTTAAAGCGCGTAATTAAACGTAAATTATTTATGGGTATTGCTGACGGCACCGTATCTGTAGACGGCCGTGTAATTTACACAGCAAAAGATTTAAAAGTGGGTTTATTTACCGATACCACTAAGTTCTAA